Proteins found in one Arachis stenosperma cultivar V10309 chromosome 8, arast.V10309.gnm1.PFL2, whole genome shotgun sequence genomic segment:
- the LOC130944303 gene encoding lysine-specific demethylase REF6 isoform X1: MAEANGDVFQWLKSMPLAPEYRPTLTEFQDPIAYIFKIEKEASKYGICKIIPPFPPPPRKVAIANFTRSLTKPDEPNSKPTFTTRQQQIGFCPRRPRPVQRPVWQSGENYTFQEFEAKAKAFEKSYLKKHHLHHQGHRKGGGGGGGSGGLGPLEVETLFWKATVDKPFSVEYANDMPGSAFSRKCREECAAALAESAWNMREISRANGSLLRFMKEEIPGVTSPMVYLAMLFSWFAWHVEDHDLHSLNYLHMGSGKTWYGVPRDAAVAFEDVVRVHGYGSEINPLVTFSTLGEKNTVMSPEVLINAGVPCCRLVQNAGEFVVTFPRAYHTGFSHGFNCGEAANIATPEWLRVAKDAAIRRASVNHSPMVSHFQLLYDLALALCSRIPESITAEPRSSRLKDKKRGEGETVIKELFVQDVSQNNDLLQELSKGSEIILLPRSSFDISLCSKLRSGSKQRKVNSRFSLGACNSEEMNSSKGFVSDDLAFSMNRGIKQEGSLSIKDKITSLCERSMISSYDVNGNICSSSSKQHQGDNERESGEGDGSPDKRLFSCVTCGILCFPCVAIVQPRESAARYLMSADCSFFNDWVVGSGVSSKKFIAHEEAAFPEPSMYAGWTEKKTQGLYQDPVQSAQYQLQTAERNYEESLGKSNTALALLASTYGNSSDSEEEHGDSDIVVDGHESPVINATLGGSPSNFQDGCAIPLTGPDSRNDFSHQSFDHSLEKQDSDTASGFALKNMRAMYTNDTEKALLGKAMVPNDDKNASVMPQGDQDSSRMHVFCLEHAVEAEQQLRPIGGAHIMLLCHPDFPKIEAEAKLVAEDLGIDYLWKKIEYRHSSKEDEERIQVALDSEEAIPGNGDWCVKLGINLFYSSTLSRSPLYSKQMPYNSVIYYAFGQSSPASSPLEPKVYQRRVNKQKKIVAGKWCGKVWMSSQVHPLLAKRDSEDVEDEKSLHGWGLHDEKIERSGSIPKSETSARKSGKKRKMTIENGRARKGSFAERDVDLDNPTEDKPNQQLRRTLRSKQARDIESEGADLEGDYSPPYHRKPLSDQTNCTGSDAVSDDSLDDKFIDNDVVSDDTMVYDSDCHQRFEHSSMQVEDIEDAVSEDSLDDGSLQLHRKNSKSKHARYIRKGRYIAEKEEMMSDDQLEPHKKKKQQRNPKSRQAKYLAREDAISHGQLEGHCRKYRKTPKGRLAKYVAGEDVSSDEQLENYSRKQQTSLPKRQKNKGVLTDDQLEDHFQKQQKNVSRRRQNKGIERGVKDEMSDDQLEDHVQKQQTSVSKRRRNKQIERDDVMSDDEMEDHFQKQRSSIPRNRQNSNSHLAHKTPKRKQAKCVDDDDGDDDDVNSDDEVEDDSQQKQQRTLRSKQSKPMTLKQMKQARSLQLKNQTSRSVKRGAQTLKKLKASQIRNKQSGKSREFSLKMEEGEEGGPSTRLRKRAPKVEESDGISKEKQTKKKRVKNATSAKAASNAKVKDEENEFQCDIDGCTMSFGSKQELMHHKRNICPVKGCGKKFFSHKYLVQHRRVHEDDRPLKCPWKGCKMTFKWAWARTEHIRVHTGARPYVCAEPGCGQTFRFVSDFSRHKRKTGHSTKKSR; this comes from the exons ATGGCGGAAGCAAACGGCGACGTTTTCCAGTGGCTGAAGTCGATGCCGTTAGCGCCGGAGTACAGGCCGACGCTAACGGAATTCCAAGATCCGATCGCCTACATTTTCAAGATCGAGAAGGAAGCTTCCAAGTACGGAATCTGCAAGATCATACCGCCGTTTCCACCGCCGCCGAGGAAGGTTGCAATTGCCAACTTCACTCGCTCGCTGACTAAGCCCGACGAGCCTAACTCAAAGCCTACATTCACCACTCGCCAGCAGCAGATCGGGTTCTGCCCCCGCCGGCCCAGGCCCGTTCAGAGGCCCGTGTGGCAAAGCGGTGAGAACTACACTTTTCAGGAATTCGAGGCTAAGGCCAAAGCATTCGAGAAGAGCTACCTCAAGAAGCATCATCTTCACCACCAAGGCCACCGGAAGggaggaggaggtggtggtggtTCCGGTGGCCTAGGGCCTCTCGAGGTGGAGACGCTGTTCTGGAAGGCGACCGTTGACAAGCCGTTCTCGGTGGAGTATGCGAACGACATGCCGGGCTCGGCGTTCAGCCGGAAATGCAGGGAGGAGTGTGCGGCGGCGCTAGCGGAGTCGGCGTGGAATATGAGGGAGATTTCGAGGGCGAATGGTTCTTTGTTGAGGTTCATGAAGGAGGAGATACCTGGTGTTACTTCTCCTATGGTGTATTTGGCTATGTTGTTCAGCTGGTTCGCTTGGCATGTTGAGGACCATGACCTCCATAGCTTGAATTACCTTCACATGGGTTCTGGGAAGACCTGGTATGGCGTGCCGAGAGATGCAGCCGTTGCGTTCGAAGATGTTGTTAGGGTTCATGGATATGGCTCTGAGATTAATCCTCTTG TTACTTTTTCTACTCTTGGCGAGAAAAACACAGTGATGTCACCTGAAGTATTGATAAACGCAGGTGTTCCATGCTGCAG GTTGGTTCAAAATGCTGGGGAGTTTGTTGTGACTTTTCCAAGAGCTTATCACACAGGGTTTAGTCATG GTTTTAATTGTGGAGAGGCAGCCAATATTGCAACGCCTGAATGGTTGAGAGTTGCAAAAGATGCTGCTATTCGGAGGGCTTCAGTAAATCATTCTCCTATGGTTTCACATTTCCAGTTACTTTATGACCTAGCCTTAGCTTTGTGTTCTAG AATTCCTGAGAGTATCACTGCTGAACCACGGAGTTCTCGCCTTAAAGATAAGAAGAGGGGTGAAGGGGAAACTGTAATTAAAGAACTATTTGTCCAGGATGTGTCACAGAACAATGATCTGCTTCAAGAACTCAGCAAGGGATCTGAGATAATACTTCTACCTCGTAGCTCATTTGACATTTCTCTTTGCTCAAAATTACGTTCTGGATCCAAACAACGGAAAGTGAACTCTCGATTTTCCCTTGGTGCATGCAACTCCGAGGAAATGAATTCCTCAAAAGGTTTTGTTTCTGATGATCTGGCATTCAGCATGAACAGAGGAATCAAGCAAGAAGGTTCCCTTTCTATAAAAGACAAGATTACTTCATTGTGTGAAAGGAGCATGATTTCCTCATATGATGTAAATGGCAACATCTGCTCTTCAAGTTCCAAGCAACATCAAGGTGACAATGAAAGAGAAAGTGGTGAAGGGGATGGATCGCCAGATAAGAGACTTTTTTCATGTGTCACATGCGGAATATTGTGCTTTCCTTGTGTAGCTATTGTACAGCCTAGAGAATCTGCTGCTAGATATCTCATGTCAGCTGATTGTAGTTTCTTTAACGATTGGGTAGTTGGTTCTGGAGTGTCTAGCAAAAAGTTTATTGCCCATGAAGAAGCGGCTTTTCCTGAACCAAGTATGTATGCAG GGTGGACAGAAAAGAAGACCCAAGGATTGTATCAGGATCCTGTTCAATCTGCCCAGTATCAGCTACAGACTGCTGAGCGTAATTATGAGGAGTCCCTTGGAAAAAGCAATACAGCTCTTGCATTGTTGGCTTCAACATATGGAAATTCTTCCGACTCTGAGGAAGAGCATGGTGACTCAGATATTGTAGTTGATGGTCATGAATCACCTGTGATTAATGCCACATTAGGAGGATCACCATCTAATTTTCAAGATGGCTGTGCTATTCCCCTTACTGGACCTGATAGCAGAAATGATTTTAGTCATCAATCTTTTGACCACTCTTTAGAAAAACAGGATTCTGATACTGCTTCAGGGTTTGCATTAAAAAATATGAGGGCAATGTATACCAATGATACTGAAAAAGCATTGTTGGGCAAGGCTATGGTTCCAAATGATGATAAAAATGCCTCAGTGATGCCACAAGGTGATCAAGACTCATCTAGAATGCATGTCTTCTGTCTGGAGCATGCTGTAGAAGCAGAGCAGCAACTTCGCCCAATAGGTGGAGCCCACATAATGCTCCTATGCCATCCAG ATTTCCCCAAGATAGAGGCTGAAGCTAAGCTTGTAGCAGAAGATCTTGGGATTGATTACCTGTGGAAGAAGATTGAGTACAGGCATTCCAGCAAGGAGGATGAGGAGAGGATCCAGGTAGCCCTGGATAGTGAGGAAGCTATTCCTGGGAATGGGGACTGGTGTGTGAAGCTGGGAATCAATCTTTTCTACAGTTCAACTCTTAGCCGTTCTCCTCTTTACAGTAAGCAGATGCCTTACAATtctgtcatatattatgcattTGGCCAAAGCTCTCCAGCAAGTTCACCATTAGAACCAAAGGTCTATCAGAGAAGGGTTAACAAGCAGAAAAAGATAGTTGCTGGGAAATGGTGTGGTAAAGTTTGGATGTCCAGTCAGGTACATCCTCTTTTGGCCAAAAGAGATTCTGAAGATGTTGAAGATGAGAAAAGCTTACATGGGTGGGGATTACATGATGAGAAAATAGAGAGATCAGGAAGCATCCCTAAAAGCGAAACTAGTGCCAGAAAATCAGGTAAGAAGCGGAAAATGACTATTGAGAATGGAAGAGCCAGGAAAGGCAGTTTTGCTGAGAGAGATGTGGATTTGGATAATCCAACTGAAGACAAACCTAACCAACAGCTGAGGAGGACTCTTAGAAGTAAGCAAGCCAGGGATATTGAGAGTGAAGGTGCGGATTTGGAAGGGGATTATTCTCCCCCATATCATAGAAAACCTTTAAGTGACCAAACAAATTGCACAGGAAGTGATGCAGTTTCTGATGATTCACTTGATGATAAATTTATTGACAATGATGTGGTTTCAGATGATACAATGGTCTATGATTCTGATTGCCATCAGAGATTTGAACATAGCAGCatgcaagttgaagacatagaAGATGCAGTTTCTGAGGATTCATTGGATGATGGTTCTCTTCAGCTTCATAGGAAGAATTCTAAAAGCAAGCATGCCAGATACATTAGAAAAGGCAGATACATCGCTGAGAAAGAGGAAATGATGTCTGATGACCAATTGGAGCcacacaagaagaagaagcaacagAGGAATCCTAAAAGCAGGCAAGCGAAATACCTTGCAAGAGAAGATGCTATATCACATGGTCAATTGGAGGGACATTGTCGCAAGTATAGAAAGACTCCTAAAGGTAGGCTGGCCAAATATGTAGCAGGGGAAGATGTATCATCTGATGAGCAATTGGAGAATTACAGTCGGAAGCAGCAAACAAGTCTTCCTAAAAGGCAGAAAAACAAAGGTGTATTGACTGATGACCAATTGGAGGACCATTTTCAGAAGCAGCAAAAGAATGTTTCTAGGCGAAGGCAAAACAAAGGCATTGAAAGAGGGGTTAAAGATGAAATGTCTGATGACCAATTAGAGGATCACGTTCAGAAGCAGCAAACTAGTGTTTCTAAGAGAAGGCGAAACAAACAAATTGAAAGAGATGATGTAATGTCTGATGATGAAATGGAGGATCATTTTCAGAAGCAGCGGAGTAGTATTCCTAGAAATAGGCAAAACAGTAATTCTCATCTGGCCCATAAAACTCCTAAACGAAAGCAAGCGAAATgcgttgatgatgatgatggtgatgatgatgatgtaaATTCTGACGATGAAGTGGAAGATGATTCTCAGCAGAAGCAGCAGAGAACTCTTAGAAGCAAGCAATCAAAACCAATGACACTTAAGCAGATGAAGCAAGCTCGCTCTCTCCAACTGAAAAATCAGACATCCCGGTCTGTAAAACGAGGTGCTCAGACACTTAAGAAATTAAAGGCATCTCAGATTCGGAATAAGCAATCTGGTAAATCCAGAGAGTTTAGTTTGAAAATGGAAGAGGGGGAAGAAGGTGGACCTAGCACACGCCTTAGGAAGAGAGCCCCAAAAGTCGAGGAGTCTGATGGaatatcaaaagaaaaacaaaccaAAAAGAAAAGGGTGAAGAATGCTACATCTGCAAAGGCAGCTAGCAATGCTAAAGTGAAGGATGAGGAAAATGAATTCCAGTGTGACATTGATGGCTGCACCATGAGTTTTGGGTCAAAACAGGAGCTGATGCATCACAAGAGAAATATATGTCCTGTAAAAGGTTGCGGGAAGAAGTTTTTCTCGCACAAATATCTGGTGCAGCACCGACGAGTTCACGAGGATGACCGCCCATTGAAGTGCCCTTGGAAGGGCTGCAAGATGACTTTCAAGTGGGCATGGGCTCGTACAGAACATATTCGAGTCCACACTGGTGCGCGACCGTATGTATGTGCCGAGCCAGGCTGTGGGCAAACATTCAGATTTGTGTCTGATTTCAGTCGCCATAAGCGTAAGACTGGGCACTCAACAAAGAAGAGTCGCTAA
- the LOC130944303 gene encoding lysine-specific demethylase REF6 isoform X2, translating to MAEANGDVFQWLKSMPLAPEYRPTLTEFQDPIAYIFKIEKEASKYGICKIIPPFPPPPRKVAIANFTRSLTKPDEPNSKPTFTTRQQQIGFCPRRPRPVQRPVWQSGENYTFQEFEAKAKAFEKSYLKKHHLHHQGHRKGGGGGGGSGGLGPLEVETLFWKATVDKPFSVEYANDMPGSAFSRKCREECAAALAESAWNMREISRANGSLLRFMKEEIPGVTSPMVYLAMLFSWFAWHVEDHDLHSLNYLHMGSGKTWYGVPRDAAVAFEDVVRVHGYGSEINPLVTFSTLGEKNTVMSPEVLINAGVPCCRLVQNAGEFVVTFPRAYHTGFSHGFNCGEAANIATPEWLRVAKDAAIRRASVNHSPMVSHFQLLYDLALALCSRIPESITAEPRSSRLKDKKRGEGETVIKELFVQDVSQNNDLLQELSKGSEIILLPRSSFDISLCSKLRSGSKQRKVNSRFSLGACNSEEMNSSKGFVSDDLAFSMNRGIKQEGSLSIKDKITSLCERSMISSYDVNGNICSSSSKQHQGDNERESGEGDGSPDKRLFSCVTCGILCFPCVAIVQPRESAARYLMSADCSFFNDWVVGSGVSSKKFIAHEEAAFPEPRWTEKKTQGLYQDPVQSAQYQLQTAERNYEESLGKSNTALALLASTYGNSSDSEEEHGDSDIVVDGHESPVINATLGGSPSNFQDGCAIPLTGPDSRNDFSHQSFDHSLEKQDSDTASGFALKNMRAMYTNDTEKALLGKAMVPNDDKNASVMPQGDQDSSRMHVFCLEHAVEAEQQLRPIGGAHIMLLCHPDFPKIEAEAKLVAEDLGIDYLWKKIEYRHSSKEDEERIQVALDSEEAIPGNGDWCVKLGINLFYSSTLSRSPLYSKQMPYNSVIYYAFGQSSPASSPLEPKVYQRRVNKQKKIVAGKWCGKVWMSSQVHPLLAKRDSEDVEDEKSLHGWGLHDEKIERSGSIPKSETSARKSGKKRKMTIENGRARKGSFAERDVDLDNPTEDKPNQQLRRTLRSKQARDIESEGADLEGDYSPPYHRKPLSDQTNCTGSDAVSDDSLDDKFIDNDVVSDDTMVYDSDCHQRFEHSSMQVEDIEDAVSEDSLDDGSLQLHRKNSKSKHARYIRKGRYIAEKEEMMSDDQLEPHKKKKQQRNPKSRQAKYLAREDAISHGQLEGHCRKYRKTPKGRLAKYVAGEDVSSDEQLENYSRKQQTSLPKRQKNKGVLTDDQLEDHFQKQQKNVSRRRQNKGIERGVKDEMSDDQLEDHVQKQQTSVSKRRRNKQIERDDVMSDDEMEDHFQKQRSSIPRNRQNSNSHLAHKTPKRKQAKCVDDDDGDDDDVNSDDEVEDDSQQKQQRTLRSKQSKPMTLKQMKQARSLQLKNQTSRSVKRGAQTLKKLKASQIRNKQSGKSREFSLKMEEGEEGGPSTRLRKRAPKVEESDGISKEKQTKKKRVKNATSAKAASNAKVKDEENEFQCDIDGCTMSFGSKQELMHHKRNICPVKGCGKKFFSHKYLVQHRRVHEDDRPLKCPWKGCKMTFKWAWARTEHIRVHTGARPYVCAEPGCGQTFRFVSDFSRHKRKTGHSTKKSR from the exons ATGGCGGAAGCAAACGGCGACGTTTTCCAGTGGCTGAAGTCGATGCCGTTAGCGCCGGAGTACAGGCCGACGCTAACGGAATTCCAAGATCCGATCGCCTACATTTTCAAGATCGAGAAGGAAGCTTCCAAGTACGGAATCTGCAAGATCATACCGCCGTTTCCACCGCCGCCGAGGAAGGTTGCAATTGCCAACTTCACTCGCTCGCTGACTAAGCCCGACGAGCCTAACTCAAAGCCTACATTCACCACTCGCCAGCAGCAGATCGGGTTCTGCCCCCGCCGGCCCAGGCCCGTTCAGAGGCCCGTGTGGCAAAGCGGTGAGAACTACACTTTTCAGGAATTCGAGGCTAAGGCCAAAGCATTCGAGAAGAGCTACCTCAAGAAGCATCATCTTCACCACCAAGGCCACCGGAAGggaggaggaggtggtggtggtTCCGGTGGCCTAGGGCCTCTCGAGGTGGAGACGCTGTTCTGGAAGGCGACCGTTGACAAGCCGTTCTCGGTGGAGTATGCGAACGACATGCCGGGCTCGGCGTTCAGCCGGAAATGCAGGGAGGAGTGTGCGGCGGCGCTAGCGGAGTCGGCGTGGAATATGAGGGAGATTTCGAGGGCGAATGGTTCTTTGTTGAGGTTCATGAAGGAGGAGATACCTGGTGTTACTTCTCCTATGGTGTATTTGGCTATGTTGTTCAGCTGGTTCGCTTGGCATGTTGAGGACCATGACCTCCATAGCTTGAATTACCTTCACATGGGTTCTGGGAAGACCTGGTATGGCGTGCCGAGAGATGCAGCCGTTGCGTTCGAAGATGTTGTTAGGGTTCATGGATATGGCTCTGAGATTAATCCTCTTG TTACTTTTTCTACTCTTGGCGAGAAAAACACAGTGATGTCACCTGAAGTATTGATAAACGCAGGTGTTCCATGCTGCAG GTTGGTTCAAAATGCTGGGGAGTTTGTTGTGACTTTTCCAAGAGCTTATCACACAGGGTTTAGTCATG GTTTTAATTGTGGAGAGGCAGCCAATATTGCAACGCCTGAATGGTTGAGAGTTGCAAAAGATGCTGCTATTCGGAGGGCTTCAGTAAATCATTCTCCTATGGTTTCACATTTCCAGTTACTTTATGACCTAGCCTTAGCTTTGTGTTCTAG AATTCCTGAGAGTATCACTGCTGAACCACGGAGTTCTCGCCTTAAAGATAAGAAGAGGGGTGAAGGGGAAACTGTAATTAAAGAACTATTTGTCCAGGATGTGTCACAGAACAATGATCTGCTTCAAGAACTCAGCAAGGGATCTGAGATAATACTTCTACCTCGTAGCTCATTTGACATTTCTCTTTGCTCAAAATTACGTTCTGGATCCAAACAACGGAAAGTGAACTCTCGATTTTCCCTTGGTGCATGCAACTCCGAGGAAATGAATTCCTCAAAAGGTTTTGTTTCTGATGATCTGGCATTCAGCATGAACAGAGGAATCAAGCAAGAAGGTTCCCTTTCTATAAAAGACAAGATTACTTCATTGTGTGAAAGGAGCATGATTTCCTCATATGATGTAAATGGCAACATCTGCTCTTCAAGTTCCAAGCAACATCAAGGTGACAATGAAAGAGAAAGTGGTGAAGGGGATGGATCGCCAGATAAGAGACTTTTTTCATGTGTCACATGCGGAATATTGTGCTTTCCTTGTGTAGCTATTGTACAGCCTAGAGAATCTGCTGCTAGATATCTCATGTCAGCTGATTGTAGTTTCTTTAACGATTGGGTAGTTGGTTCTGGAGTGTCTAGCAAAAAGTTTATTGCCCATGAAGAAGCGGCTTTTCCTGAACCAA GGTGGACAGAAAAGAAGACCCAAGGATTGTATCAGGATCCTGTTCAATCTGCCCAGTATCAGCTACAGACTGCTGAGCGTAATTATGAGGAGTCCCTTGGAAAAAGCAATACAGCTCTTGCATTGTTGGCTTCAACATATGGAAATTCTTCCGACTCTGAGGAAGAGCATGGTGACTCAGATATTGTAGTTGATGGTCATGAATCACCTGTGATTAATGCCACATTAGGAGGATCACCATCTAATTTTCAAGATGGCTGTGCTATTCCCCTTACTGGACCTGATAGCAGAAATGATTTTAGTCATCAATCTTTTGACCACTCTTTAGAAAAACAGGATTCTGATACTGCTTCAGGGTTTGCATTAAAAAATATGAGGGCAATGTATACCAATGATACTGAAAAAGCATTGTTGGGCAAGGCTATGGTTCCAAATGATGATAAAAATGCCTCAGTGATGCCACAAGGTGATCAAGACTCATCTAGAATGCATGTCTTCTGTCTGGAGCATGCTGTAGAAGCAGAGCAGCAACTTCGCCCAATAGGTGGAGCCCACATAATGCTCCTATGCCATCCAG ATTTCCCCAAGATAGAGGCTGAAGCTAAGCTTGTAGCAGAAGATCTTGGGATTGATTACCTGTGGAAGAAGATTGAGTACAGGCATTCCAGCAAGGAGGATGAGGAGAGGATCCAGGTAGCCCTGGATAGTGAGGAAGCTATTCCTGGGAATGGGGACTGGTGTGTGAAGCTGGGAATCAATCTTTTCTACAGTTCAACTCTTAGCCGTTCTCCTCTTTACAGTAAGCAGATGCCTTACAATtctgtcatatattatgcattTGGCCAAAGCTCTCCAGCAAGTTCACCATTAGAACCAAAGGTCTATCAGAGAAGGGTTAACAAGCAGAAAAAGATAGTTGCTGGGAAATGGTGTGGTAAAGTTTGGATGTCCAGTCAGGTACATCCTCTTTTGGCCAAAAGAGATTCTGAAGATGTTGAAGATGAGAAAAGCTTACATGGGTGGGGATTACATGATGAGAAAATAGAGAGATCAGGAAGCATCCCTAAAAGCGAAACTAGTGCCAGAAAATCAGGTAAGAAGCGGAAAATGACTATTGAGAATGGAAGAGCCAGGAAAGGCAGTTTTGCTGAGAGAGATGTGGATTTGGATAATCCAACTGAAGACAAACCTAACCAACAGCTGAGGAGGACTCTTAGAAGTAAGCAAGCCAGGGATATTGAGAGTGAAGGTGCGGATTTGGAAGGGGATTATTCTCCCCCATATCATAGAAAACCTTTAAGTGACCAAACAAATTGCACAGGAAGTGATGCAGTTTCTGATGATTCACTTGATGATAAATTTATTGACAATGATGTGGTTTCAGATGATACAATGGTCTATGATTCTGATTGCCATCAGAGATTTGAACATAGCAGCatgcaagttgaagacatagaAGATGCAGTTTCTGAGGATTCATTGGATGATGGTTCTCTTCAGCTTCATAGGAAGAATTCTAAAAGCAAGCATGCCAGATACATTAGAAAAGGCAGATACATCGCTGAGAAAGAGGAAATGATGTCTGATGACCAATTGGAGCcacacaagaagaagaagcaacagAGGAATCCTAAAAGCAGGCAAGCGAAATACCTTGCAAGAGAAGATGCTATATCACATGGTCAATTGGAGGGACATTGTCGCAAGTATAGAAAGACTCCTAAAGGTAGGCTGGCCAAATATGTAGCAGGGGAAGATGTATCATCTGATGAGCAATTGGAGAATTACAGTCGGAAGCAGCAAACAAGTCTTCCTAAAAGGCAGAAAAACAAAGGTGTATTGACTGATGACCAATTGGAGGACCATTTTCAGAAGCAGCAAAAGAATGTTTCTAGGCGAAGGCAAAACAAAGGCATTGAAAGAGGGGTTAAAGATGAAATGTCTGATGACCAATTAGAGGATCACGTTCAGAAGCAGCAAACTAGTGTTTCTAAGAGAAGGCGAAACAAACAAATTGAAAGAGATGATGTAATGTCTGATGATGAAATGGAGGATCATTTTCAGAAGCAGCGGAGTAGTATTCCTAGAAATAGGCAAAACAGTAATTCTCATCTGGCCCATAAAACTCCTAAACGAAAGCAAGCGAAATgcgttgatgatgatgatggtgatgatgatgatgtaaATTCTGACGATGAAGTGGAAGATGATTCTCAGCAGAAGCAGCAGAGAACTCTTAGAAGCAAGCAATCAAAACCAATGACACTTAAGCAGATGAAGCAAGCTCGCTCTCTCCAACTGAAAAATCAGACATCCCGGTCTGTAAAACGAGGTGCTCAGACACTTAAGAAATTAAAGGCATCTCAGATTCGGAATAAGCAATCTGGTAAATCCAGAGAGTTTAGTTTGAAAATGGAAGAGGGGGAAGAAGGTGGACCTAGCACACGCCTTAGGAAGAGAGCCCCAAAAGTCGAGGAGTCTGATGGaatatcaaaagaaaaacaaaccaAAAAGAAAAGGGTGAAGAATGCTACATCTGCAAAGGCAGCTAGCAATGCTAAAGTGAAGGATGAGGAAAATGAATTCCAGTGTGACATTGATGGCTGCACCATGAGTTTTGGGTCAAAACAGGAGCTGATGCATCACAAGAGAAATATATGTCCTGTAAAAGGTTGCGGGAAGAAGTTTTTCTCGCACAAATATCTGGTGCAGCACCGACGAGTTCACGAGGATGACCGCCCATTGAAGTGCCCTTGGAAGGGCTGCAAGATGACTTTCAAGTGGGCATGGGCTCGTACAGAACATATTCGAGTCCACACTGGTGCGCGACCGTATGTATGTGCCGAGCCAGGCTGTGGGCAAACATTCAGATTTGTGTCTGATTTCAGTCGCCATAAGCGTAAGACTGGGCACTCAACAAAGAAGAGTCGCTAA